In Pleurocapsa sp. PCC 7319, the following are encoded in one genomic region:
- the rplQ gene encoding 50S ribosomal protein L17, giving the protein MRHRCKVPMLGLPADQRKALLRSLATEIIRHGQIKTTKTRAKAVRSEVEKMITLAKDGSLAARRQALSYIYDKELVSELFKAVNDRYSDRNGGYTRIIRTKRRRGDNAEMAIIELV; this is encoded by the coding sequence ATGCGTCATCGATGTAAAGTTCCCATGTTGGGGTTGCCAGCAGATCAAAGGAAGGCGCTGCTGCGTTCTTTGGCAACAGAAATTATTCGTCATGGTCAAATCAAAACTACTAAAACACGGGCTAAAGCAGTTCGCAGTGAAGTAGAAAAAATGATTACCTTGGCTAAGGATGGCTCGTTGGCTGCCAGAAGGCAAGCTTTAAGCTATATCTATGACAAAGAGCTAGTCAGCGAACTATTCAAAGCTGTAAATGACCGTTATAGCGATCGCAATGGTGGTTATACTCGCATTATCAGAACTAAGCGTCGTCGTGGGGATAATGCTGAAATGGCTATTATTGAGCTAGTTTAA
- the truA gene encoding tRNA pseudouridine(38-40) synthase TruA, whose product MVVSCPTQQVNSPTRVALVIQYLGTNFHGWQRQPNQVSVQGYLENAISDVVGYPVRIHGAGRTDAGVHAAAQVAHFEYQGPIPAHKWSKIINARLPEGILVRASAQVSADWHARFSAVWRRYRYTIYTDEQPNVFVNQTCWHYYQYVLEESLIQAALKPLLGEHNLSAFKRTGSDRNDSLVDVQAAECYRQGAFLYLEIQANGFLYGMVRLLVGMLVEVGGGKRSPEDFTNIWQNQRREEVKYSAPAKGLCLLRVGYPQMPFSNHLWFDTQPNFLLAQ is encoded by the coding sequence ATGGTTGTAAGCTGCCCAACTCAACAAGTAAATTCGCCAACTAGAGTAGCGCTGGTTATTCAGTATTTGGGAACTAACTTTCACGGCTGGCAAAGGCAACCCAATCAAGTTAGTGTCCAAGGCTATCTTGAAAATGCCATTTCAGATGTCGTTGGTTATCCTGTAAGAATTCATGGTGCAGGTAGGACAGATGCGGGAGTTCATGCTGCGGCTCAGGTAGCTCACTTTGAGTACCAAGGACCGATCCCAGCACACAAGTGGTCAAAAATTATCAATGCGAGACTGCCAGAGGGTATACTAGTTAGAGCTTCGGCTCAGGTTTCTGCTGATTGGCATGCTCGTTTTTCGGCTGTCTGGAGGCGTTATCGTTACACAATCTATACCGATGAGCAGCCTAACGTGTTTGTTAACCAAACTTGTTGGCACTACTACCAGTATGTATTAGAGGAGTCTTTAATTCAAGCAGCATTAAAACCTTTACTTGGAGAACACAATCTGTCAGCTTTCAAAAGAACTGGTTCAGATAGAAATGATTCTCTAGTAGATGTCCAAGCTGCCGAATGCTATCGTCAAGGAGCATTTTTATATTTAGAGATTCAGGCAAATGGTTTTTTGTACGGTATGGTACGTCTATTAGTGGGAATGTTGGTAGAAGTAGGAGGAGGAAAGCGATCGCCCGAAGATTTTACCAACATTTGGCAAAACCAACGACGAGAAGAAGTAAAATATTCTGCTCCTGCCAAAGGTTTGTGTTTATTGCGAGTTGGTTATCCTCAAATGCCCTTTTCTAATCACTTATGGTTTGATACTCAGCCAAATTTTCTCTTAGCTCAGTAA
- the rplM gene encoding 50S ribosomal protein L13, with product MNKTPLPTKQTLEQKWYVVDAEGQRLGRLATEIAMILRGKNKPSFTPHMDTGDFVIVVNAEKVVVTGRKNEQKLYRRHSGRPGGMKTETFDQLQRRIPNRIIEKAVKGMLPKNVMGRKLFTKLKVYAGPDHPHAAQTPETLTINTIPARN from the coding sequence ATGAACAAAACTCCTTTACCAACTAAACAAACACTAGAGCAAAAATGGTATGTGGTTGACGCCGAAGGTCAGCGATTAGGTCGTTTAGCTACAGAAATCGCGATGATTTTACGGGGCAAAAATAAGCCCAGCTTCACTCCCCATATGGATACTGGAGATTTCGTCATCGTTGTTAATGCCGAAAAAGTTGTGGTAACTGGTAGAAAAAACGAGCAAAAACTTTATCGCCGTCACTCTGGTCGTCCCGGAGGCATGAAAACTGAAACTTTTGACCAATTACAACGGAGAATTCCCAATCGAATTATCGAAAAAGCCGTTAAGGGGATGTTGCCTAAAAATGTCATGGGACGCAAGCTATTTACTAAGCTCAAAGTTTATGCCGGACCAGATCATCCCCATGCTGCTCAAACTCCTGAAACTTTAACTATTAACACTATCCCCGCGAGGAACTAA